The Nitriliruptor alkaliphilus DSM 45188 genome includes a region encoding these proteins:
- a CDS encoding cytochrome P450 produces the protein MSAPSLPDRFDPTEPDLLAGGIPFEQFAELRHTAPVWWCPQPKNAAGFQDEGYWVVSRHADVKDVSVRSKDDFSTYENTAIIRFGEDITREEIDVQRLILLNMDPPEHTKQRAIVSKGFTPRAIAKLEAALQDRAERIVAEALENGSGDFVTDVACELPLQAIAELIGVPQEDRDKIFDWSNQMIGYDDPEYDVDGKVASAELIGYSWNLAEDRKRCPMDDIVTKLVHADAEGELLSSEEFGFFVLLLAVAGNETTRNAITHGMMAFMDNPEQWELYKQTRPRSAVEEIVRYATPIVSFQRTAKVDTHIGEQAVRKGDRIGLFYSSANFDPEVFDDPHTFDITRDPNPHLGFGGLGTHYCLGANLARVEIDLMFKAIADQMPDIHQVGEASRLRSAWLNGIKHLPVAYR, from the coding sequence ATGTCCGCGCCGTCGTTGCCCGATCGGTTCGATCCGACCGAGCCGGACCTGCTCGCGGGCGGGATCCCCTTCGAGCAGTTCGCCGAGCTGCGGCACACCGCCCCGGTGTGGTGGTGCCCGCAGCCGAAGAACGCCGCGGGTTTCCAGGACGAGGGCTACTGGGTCGTCAGCCGGCACGCGGACGTCAAGGACGTCTCGGTGCGGAGCAAGGACGACTTCTCCACCTACGAGAACACGGCGATCATCCGCTTCGGCGAGGACATCACCCGCGAGGAGATCGACGTCCAGCGTCTGATCCTGCTCAACATGGATCCGCCCGAGCACACCAAGCAACGGGCCATCGTGTCGAAGGGGTTCACCCCGCGGGCGATCGCCAAGCTCGAGGCGGCGCTCCAGGATCGTGCGGAACGCATCGTGGCCGAGGCGCTCGAGAACGGCAGCGGTGACTTCGTGACCGACGTCGCCTGCGAACTGCCGCTCCAGGCCATCGCCGAGCTGATCGGTGTCCCGCAGGAGGACCGCGACAAGATCTTCGACTGGTCCAACCAGATGATCGGGTACGACGACCCCGAGTACGACGTGGACGGCAAGGTCGCCTCCGCCGAGCTCATCGGGTACTCGTGGAACCTCGCCGAGGACCGCAAGCGCTGCCCGATGGACGACATCGTCACCAAGCTCGTCCACGCCGACGCGGAGGGCGAACTGCTCTCCAGCGAGGAGTTCGGGTTCTTCGTCCTGCTGCTGGCCGTCGCCGGCAACGAGACCACCCGCAACGCCATCACGCACGGGATGATGGCGTTCATGGACAACCCTGAGCAGTGGGAGCTGTACAAGCAGACGCGCCCGCGGTCGGCGGTCGAGGAGATCGTCCGGTACGCCACGCCGATCGTGTCCTTCCAGCGCACCGCGAAGGTCGACACCCACATCGGTGAGCAGGCCGTGAGGAAGGGCGATCGGATCGGGTTGTTCTACAGCTCGGCCAACTTCGACCCGGAGGTCTTCGACGACCCGCACACCTTCGACATCACCCGGGACCCGAACCCGCACCTCGGCTTCGGTGGGCTCGGCACCCACTACTGCCTGGGTGCCAACCTGGCGCGGGTGGAGATCGATCTGATGTTCAAGGCGATCGCGGACCAGATGCCGGACATCCACCAGGTCGGCGAGGCATCACGCCTGCGCTCGGCGTGGCTCAACGGGATCAAGCACCTGCCCGTGGCGTACCGGTAG
- a CDS encoding acyl-CoA dehydrogenase family protein, giving the protein MRLVLTDAQQDFRAEVHDYFTRVVTPEVRAQVERDHASGAAAYRDLMRRIGGDGWLCPTWPAEFGGRGLSEVEQYLFFDETQRLGVPLPFLSTTTVGPTIMRFGTPEQQATYLPAIRRGEALFAIGYSEPGAGTDLASLTTRADRDGDDYVITGQKMWTSLVHRADYVWLACRTDVDAQKHRGISVVIVPTDADGFSWTKVDTIGGGLTSVTYYDRVRVPVTERVGPEHGGWQLLTNQLNAERVALACAGPLERRLTLVRRWAQETKTPDGGRVIDQSHVQHALARVHAELEVLRLMNYQVAWGAAQDRLAPADASAMKVYGSELSLRAYRTLAEVVGHESLRTRSAPGAVLGAELEDELRRALIVTFGGGTNEVQRDIIATLGLGLPRPSR; this is encoded by the coding sequence GTGCGACTGGTGCTGACCGACGCGCAGCAGGACTTCCGCGCCGAGGTCCACGACTACTTCACCCGTGTCGTGACCCCCGAGGTCCGCGCGCAGGTGGAGCGCGACCACGCCTCCGGAGCCGCCGCGTACCGCGACCTGATGCGCCGCATCGGCGGCGACGGCTGGCTGTGTCCGACCTGGCCCGCCGAGTTCGGTGGCCGCGGGCTGTCGGAGGTCGAGCAGTACCTGTTCTTCGACGAGACCCAGCGTCTCGGGGTGCCGCTGCCGTTCCTGTCGACCACCACCGTCGGTCCGACGATCATGCGGTTCGGCACGCCCGAGCAGCAGGCCACCTACCTGCCCGCCATCCGACGGGGCGAGGCGCTGTTCGCGATCGGCTACTCCGAGCCCGGCGCCGGCACCGATCTGGCCTCGCTCACCACCCGGGCTGACCGGGACGGCGACGACTACGTCATCACCGGCCAGAAGATGTGGACGAGCCTGGTCCACCGCGCCGACTACGTGTGGCTGGCCTGTCGGACCGACGTCGACGCCCAGAAGCACCGCGGCATCTCGGTGGTGATCGTGCCCACCGACGCCGACGGTTTCAGTTGGACCAAGGTCGACACGATCGGCGGCGGTCTGACGTCGGTCACCTACTACGACCGGGTCCGGGTGCCGGTCACCGAGCGCGTCGGGCCCGAGCACGGCGGGTGGCAGCTGCTGACCAACCAGCTCAATGCCGAGCGCGTCGCGCTGGCCTGCGCTGGGCCCCTGGAGCGGCGCCTGACCCTCGTGCGGCGCTGGGCCCAGGAGACCAAGACGCCCGACGGTGGGCGGGTCATCGACCAGTCGCACGTGCAGCACGCGCTGGCGCGCGTGCACGCGGAGCTCGAGGTGCTGCGGCTGATGAACTACCAGGTGGCCTGGGGAGCAGCACAGGACCGCCTGGCGCCGGCTGACGCCTCGGCGATGAAGGTCTACGGCAGCGAGCTGTCCCTGCGGGCCTACCGGACCCTCGCCGAGGTCGTCGGTCACGAGTCGCTGCGCACGCGGTCCGCCCCCGGTGCCGTCCTCGGCGCCGAGCTCGAGGACGAGCTGCGCCGTGCGCTGATCGTCACGTTCGGGGGCGGCACCAACGAGGTGCAGCGCGACATCATCGCCACGCTCGGGCTCGGCCTGCCGCGCCCGAGCCGCTGA
- a CDS encoding hotdog domain-containing protein: MTDTTTAPGSDPIPAALRERWLGGGHEPGTGRRAVHDLAAALRDAAHALYRVDAEHADASALQPLADQVRAVTAVLATQPDHGAHGSTASAPLPASYLPERSPVSGRANALAPPLTYTHDGAITRAHVTYGAAHEGPVGGVHGGVVAAAFDELLGVAQMAAGAAGYTGELHVRFRRITPLHVPVTYEAQVSSREGRRLVVTATSTDGTHVLAESRGTFVIQQHLGTGERSA; the protein is encoded by the coding sequence GTGACCGACACCACGACCGCGCCCGGCTCCGACCCCATCCCGGCGGCCCTGCGCGAGCGGTGGCTCGGCGGCGGACACGAGCCGGGCACCGGGCGCCGCGCCGTGCACGACCTGGCCGCGGCCCTGCGCGACGCCGCGCACGCCCTGTACCGCGTCGACGCCGAGCACGCCGACGCTTCTGCGCTGCAGCCCCTGGCCGATCAGGTCCGCGCCGTCACCGCGGTGCTCGCCACGCAGCCCGATCACGGCGCGCACGGCAGCACGGCGAGCGCCCCGCTGCCGGCGAGCTACCTGCCCGAGCGCAGCCCCGTCAGCGGCCGGGCGAACGCCCTCGCACCGCCGCTGACCTACACCCACGACGGCGCGATCACCCGCGCGCACGTGACCTACGGCGCCGCGCACGAGGGCCCGGTCGGGGGTGTCCACGGGGGTGTGGTCGCCGCCGCGTTCGACGAACTGCTCGGCGTCGCCCAGATGGCGGCCGGCGCCGCCGGGTACACCGGCGAACTGCACGTCCGGTTCCGACGCATCACCCCGTTGCACGTACCCGTCACCTACGAGGCCCAGGTGTCCTCGCGTGAGGGCCGGCGGCTCGTGGTCACCGCGACCTCGACCGACGGGACCCACGTGCTCGCCGAGTCCCGCGGCACCTTCGTGATCCAGCAACACCTCGGGACCGGGGAGCGCTCGGCCTGA
- a CDS encoding ferredoxin has product MHIEVDRDLCEANGTCEVIAPELFRVDDDEELELLQAQPPAALVDAAKRAVDSCPRAALELLED; this is encoded by the coding sequence GTGCACATCGAGGTGGACCGGGACCTGTGCGAGGCCAACGGCACGTGCGAGGTGATCGCCCCGGAGCTGTTCCGGGTGGACGACGACGAGGAGCTCGAACTGCTGCAGGCACAGCCGCCGGCGGCGCTGGTCGACGCGGCCAAACGCGCCGTCGACAGCTGCCCCCGCGCGGCCCTGGAGCTGCTCGAGGACTAG
- a CDS encoding SDR family oxidoreductase, with the protein MAGFLDGKAIAITGGGGGIGRAVALACAAEGAKVVVADHGVSMDGSDPSSAVADAVVEEIRDTGGEAVAVADTVTTMEGGERVVATAVDAFGSIDGVVCVAGILRERMLFNMTEDEWDPVVDVHLKGHFTVFRAAAARMRKARSGSLVGFTSGAFQGSIAQANYSAAKGGVVSLVRSAAVGLAKYGVTANAIAPIARTRMSDNVPGDLAEMGDPEDVAPMVVYLLSDHAKHVTGQVYTAVGGKIAVWNQPREVRAMHTDGRWTPEEIAARLDGTVGVEPMPIFAMLERIAASREAAAPADQGAAVPTATPNEGAA; encoded by the coding sequence GTGGCGGGGTTCCTCGACGGCAAGGCGATCGCGATCACGGGCGGTGGCGGCGGCATCGGACGCGCGGTGGCGTTGGCCTGCGCGGCCGAGGGCGCCAAGGTCGTCGTCGCGGACCACGGGGTCTCGATGGACGGCTCGGACCCGAGCAGCGCCGTCGCCGACGCGGTGGTCGAGGAGATCCGCGACACCGGTGGCGAGGCCGTCGCCGTGGCCGACACCGTCACCACGATGGAGGGCGGCGAGCGGGTGGTGGCGACCGCGGTCGACGCCTTCGGTTCGATCGACGGGGTGGTGTGCGTGGCCGGCATCCTGCGCGAGCGCATGCTGTTCAACATGACCGAGGACGAGTGGGACCCGGTCGTCGACGTCCACCTCAAGGGCCACTTCACGGTGTTCCGCGCCGCGGCTGCGCGGATGCGCAAGGCCCGTTCCGGCTCCCTCGTCGGGTTCACCTCCGGTGCGTTCCAGGGCTCGATCGCGCAGGCCAACTACAGCGCGGCCAAGGGCGGTGTCGTGTCGCTGGTCCGCAGCGCCGCGGTCGGTCTGGCCAAGTACGGGGTGACGGCCAACGCCATCGCGCCGATCGCCCGGACCCGCATGAGCGACAACGTGCCGGGCGACCTCGCCGAGATGGGCGACCCCGAGGACGTCGCCCCCATGGTGGTCTACCTGCTCTCGGACCACGCCAAGCACGTCACGGGCCAGGTCTACACCGCGGTCGGCGGCAAGATCGCGGTGTGGAACCAGCCCCGCGAGGTCCGCGCGATGCACACCGACGGTCGCTGGACGCCCGAGGAGATCGCGGCCCGCCTCGACGGCACGGTCGGGGTCGAGCCGATGCCGATCTTCGCGATGCTCGAGCGGATCGCCGCCAGCCGCGAAGCGGCGGCTCCCGCCGATCAGGGCGCGGCGGTGCCCACCGCGACCCCGAACGAGGGAGCGGCGTAG
- a CDS encoding WS/DGAT/MGAT family O-acyltransferase, which yields MERIAGKDALFLWSETPTTLMQMAFVGVFDPAELGSSGADPAAVFRRFKDVLAARLHLVPRFRQRVIDVPFGLDNPYFVDDPDFDLDRHVGRLALPSPGGQAELEDLIGRMVSRPLDATRPLWDLVCVEGLADGRWAYVGRAHHVLVDGVGGNDILLQLLDLTPEPRDVPPPDEPFDPAPIPSPAAVLRHAAAGQARWPSRVAGTVKRTAEVAYDVARWSLSRPEDHGHLRVLGPRTFLNGPVGPDRQVAFGRLPLERVKAVKNEVGCTVNDVVLAITGLGLRAFLAEHGEEPDKGLVAAVPISIRKADDPAGGNQVSGMTVPLFDDVADARAQLEAVARATRPAKEQLGAVAAAVLTDWSEHAVPAVAAQAFRFYSRMGLARRHPPIANVTLSNVPGPPVPLYLAGSRLEAMFPIGPVIHNQRCNLTVVSYLDTMFLGAVADASHVPPIAGLVGHLEDAVKHLADELGV from the coding sequence GTGGAACGGATCGCCGGCAAGGACGCGCTCTTCCTGTGGAGCGAGACCCCGACCACCCTGATGCAGATGGCGTTCGTGGGGGTGTTCGATCCGGCGGAGCTCGGGTCCTCAGGCGCTGATCCGGCCGCGGTCTTCCGCCGCTTCAAGGACGTGCTGGCGGCGCGACTGCACCTGGTGCCGCGCTTCCGCCAGCGCGTCATCGACGTGCCCTTCGGGCTCGACAACCCGTACTTCGTCGACGATCCGGACTTCGACCTCGACCGCCACGTCGGCCGGTTGGCGCTGCCGTCCCCTGGTGGACAGGCCGAGCTCGAGGATCTCATCGGGCGCATGGTCAGCCGGCCGCTGGACGCAACGCGGCCGTTGTGGGACCTGGTGTGCGTCGAGGGCCTGGCCGATGGCCGGTGGGCGTACGTCGGGCGGGCGCACCACGTCCTGGTGGACGGCGTCGGGGGCAACGACATCCTCCTCCAGCTGCTCGACCTGACGCCCGAACCCCGTGACGTCCCCCCGCCGGACGAGCCCTTCGATCCGGCCCCGATCCCCTCGCCCGCGGCCGTGCTCCGTCACGCAGCCGCGGGCCAGGCGCGGTGGCCCAGCCGGGTCGCCGGCACCGTCAAGCGCACGGCCGAGGTCGCCTACGACGTGGCCAGGTGGTCCCTGTCGCGCCCCGAGGATCACGGCCACCTGCGCGTCCTCGGCCCCCGCACCTTCCTCAACGGGCCGGTCGGGCCCGATCGGCAGGTCGCCTTCGGGCGGTTGCCGCTGGAGCGCGTCAAGGCCGTCAAGAACGAGGTCGGCTGCACCGTCAACGACGTGGTCCTCGCGATCACCGGCCTCGGGCTGCGAGCCTTCCTCGCCGAGCACGGCGAGGAGCCCGACAAGGGGCTGGTGGCCGCCGTCCCGATCTCCATCCGGAAGGCCGACGACCCGGCGGGTGGCAACCAGGTCTCGGGGATGACGGTGCCGTTGTTCGACGACGTCGCGGATGCCCGGGCCCAGCTGGAGGCGGTGGCCCGGGCGACGCGTCCGGCCAAGGAACAGCTCGGTGCGGTCGCGGCGGCCGTGCTCACGGACTGGAGCGAGCACGCGGTCCCGGCCGTGGCCGCGCAGGCGTTCCGCTTCTACAGCCGGATGGGGCTGGCGCGGCGACACCCGCCGATCGCGAACGTGACGCTGTCGAACGTCCCGGGGCCGCCCGTGCCGCTCTACCTGGCCGGTTCACGGCTCGAGGCGATGTTCCCGATCGGCCCGGTGATCCACAACCAGCGCTGCAACCTCACGGTGGTCAGCTACCTCGACACGATGTTCCTCGGCGCCGTCGCCGACGCGAGCCACGTCCCGCCGATCGCCGGACTGGTGGGGCACCTGGAGGACGCGGTCAAGCACCTGGCCGACGAGCTCGGCGTGTGA
- a CDS encoding acyl-CoA dehydrogenase family protein, translating to MDLALADAELAVEELAAQVLGTDVVPLAEGFDRDRWSSLARAGLLGIALPERHGGAGLGQLALHLLLVAAGRTAAELPLVEALVLGAGAVERAGTPAQQATWLPPVAAGELVLTAAVLDAGSRDPDDVLTSALVTGDGVRLDGTKLGVGVLDHAARVVVPAATSDGRLLLALVDPTAEGCTVTSQEVHGGAVVADLQLDGVVVGAEDVLGDVDGDARSAWQETVLRGSAAVASLQAGAAAGALALAATHTATREQFGRPLATFQAVSQRLADAYIDVEGVRLAALQAAWRLEVGLPAADAVATAGWWGAEAGDRVLRATHHVHGGTGVDRDYPLHRLTQLLRRLEFTLGTATDHLTRLGRSLAAVVD from the coding sequence GTGGATCTCGCCCTCGCTGACGCCGAGCTCGCCGTCGAGGAACTGGCCGCGCAGGTGCTGGGCACCGACGTGGTCCCCCTCGCCGAGGGCTTCGACCGTGACCGCTGGTCGTCCCTCGCTCGCGCCGGTCTGCTCGGCATCGCCCTCCCCGAGCGCCACGGTGGTGCCGGCCTCGGACAGCTCGCCCTGCACCTGCTGCTGGTGGCGGCCGGCCGGACCGCGGCCGAGCTGCCCCTGGTCGAGGCCCTCGTCCTCGGCGCCGGTGCCGTGGAGCGCGCCGGGACCCCCGCGCAGCAGGCGACGTGGTTGCCCCCCGTGGCGGCGGGCGAGCTCGTCCTGACGGCGGCGGTGCTGGATGCCGGCAGCCGCGACCCGGACGACGTGCTGACCTCGGCCCTCGTCACCGGCGACGGTGTCCGGCTCGACGGCACCAAGCTCGGGGTCGGGGTGCTCGATCACGCGGCACGCGTGGTCGTCCCGGCGGCGACCTCGGACGGCCGGCTCCTGCTCGCACTGGTCGACCCGACCGCGGAGGGCTGCACCGTCACCAGCCAGGAGGTCCACGGGGGCGCGGTCGTGGCCGACCTGCAGCTCGACGGGGTCGTCGTCGGGGCCGAGGACGTGCTCGGTGACGTCGACGGTGACGCTCGCAGCGCCTGGCAGGAGACGGTCCTGCGCGGCTCCGCGGCCGTGGCCTCGTTGCAGGCCGGTGCGGCCGCCGGCGCCCTGGCGCTGGCCGCGACGCACACCGCGACCCGTGAGCAGTTCGGTCGCCCGCTCGCGACCTTCCAGGCCGTCAGCCAGCGGCTCGCGGACGCCTACATCGACGTCGAAGGGGTGCGCTTGGCCGCGCTCCAGGCCGCGTGGCGCCTGGAGGTGGGTCTCCCGGCCGCCGACGCGGTCGCGACGGCCGGCTGGTGGGGCGCCGAGGCCGGTGACCGCGTCCTGCGCGCGACCCACCACGTGCACGGCGGCACCGGGGTCGACCGCGATTACCCGCTGCACCGGCTCACCCAACTGCTGCGCCGGCTCGAGTTCACGCTCGGGACCGCCACCGACCACCTGACCCGACTCGGTCGCAGCCTCGCTGCGGTCGTCGACTGA
- a CDS encoding alpha/beta hydrolase, producing MSVGAWFLAVCLVGVWFTWQALRPAPLPTPRAVPSFFAGWLTNELAGHHLVWQAVTTALFVAAGALRTWPGWVALALVVAQWIGLVSLLRDARRAREVVDTAVTEALGPGYRDELPTSDESWDRIRTRGLVVPFTARHPRVVVERDRCYGRAAATDLRLDVFAPRDHPARGDAIGWAGGRPAIIYVHGGAWTLGYRDRQGGPLLTEMAARGWVGIRPGYRLSPAATFPDHLVDVKRAIVWMRDHADELGVDPTFVAIAGGSAGGHLAALVALTAGRADLQPGFEAADTSVQACVPFYGVYDVAGDDALRSLLARYVLKCDPDEDPHRWATFAPMRQLRADAPPFLVVHGARDTLTSPSEARRFAAALGEVSDAPVGYAELPGAQHAFDVFPSLRTANALRGVARFLAVTHTRASGPIEGHDRGTDRRQGRALPVERDPDHPDADGVRGGVRSGGARVLRR from the coding sequence TTGAGCGTCGGCGCGTGGTTCCTGGCGGTGTGCCTCGTCGGCGTGTGGTTCACCTGGCAGGCGTTGCGTCCGGCGCCCCTGCCGACACCTCGCGCCGTCCCGAGCTTCTTCGCCGGTTGGTTGACCAACGAGCTCGCCGGTCACCACCTGGTCTGGCAGGCGGTGACGACCGCCCTGTTCGTGGCCGCCGGTGCGTTGCGGACCTGGCCCGGCTGGGTCGCCCTGGCGCTCGTCGTCGCCCAGTGGATCGGCCTCGTGAGCCTGCTCCGGGACGCCCGGCGAGCCCGGGAGGTCGTCGACACGGCCGTGACCGAAGCGCTCGGACCGGGCTACCGCGACGAGCTGCCGACGTCCGACGAGAGCTGGGACCGCATCCGGACGCGGGGCCTCGTGGTGCCGTTCACCGCACGCCACCCCCGGGTCGTGGTCGAACGTGACCGGTGCTACGGCCGGGCCGCGGCCACCGACCTGCGCCTCGACGTCTTCGCGCCCCGGGACCACCCTGCCCGCGGGGACGCGATCGGGTGGGCCGGGGGCCGGCCGGCCATCATCTACGTCCACGGCGGGGCGTGGACGCTCGGCTACCGCGACCGGCAGGGCGGTCCCCTGCTGACCGAGATGGCGGCTCGTGGCTGGGTCGGGATCCGTCCCGGCTACCGCCTGAGCCCGGCCGCGACCTTCCCCGATCACCTCGTCGACGTGAAGCGGGCCATCGTCTGGATGCGCGACCACGCCGACGAGCTCGGGGTCGATCCCACGTTCGTCGCGATCGCCGGCGGATCCGCGGGCGGCCACCTGGCGGCGTTGGTCGCGCTGACCGCCGGCCGCGCGGACCTGCAGCCCGGCTTCGAGGCGGCCGACACCTCGGTCCAGGCGTGCGTGCCGTTCTACGGCGTCTACGACGTGGCCGGCGACGATGCGCTGCGGTCCCTGCTCGCCAGGTACGTGCTCAAGTGCGACCCCGACGAGGATCCGCACCGGTGGGCCACCTTCGCCCCGATGCGGCAACTGCGCGCCGACGCGCCGCCGTTCCTGGTGGTCCACGGTGCGCGAGACACCCTGACCTCGCCGTCCGAGGCGCGGCGGTTCGCCGCCGCGCTCGGCGAGGTCAGCGACGCCCCGGTGGGCTACGCCGAGCTGCCCGGGGCCCAGCACGCGTTCGACGTCTTCCCCTCGCTGCGGACGGCCAACGCCCTCCGCGGTGTCGCGAGGTTCCTGGCGGTGACACACACCCGCGCGAGCGGGCCGATCGAAGGGCACGACCGTGGAACGGATCGCCGGCAAGGACGCGCTCTTCCTGTGGAGCGAGACCCCGACCACCCTGATGCAGATGGCGTTCGTGGGGGTGTTCGATCCGGCGGAGCTCGGGTCCTCAGGCGCTGA
- a CDS encoding SDR family NAD(P)-dependent oxidoreductase, with product MAFHGRVALVTGGGSGMGQRACERLAARGHDVAAIDVDEAGLERTAASDPRIRTYVCDVTDTEGVEKVVAEVESDLGPVDRTIAAAAIMPSGLIADMDAATIRRVMDIDYGGVVNVVKATLPGMLERRTGDQIIFSSLMGHMPTMHLGAYCAAKFAVRAFTEILYHENRASGVRFACVCPPMVETPLLSQVTTDMKAMDAGAEPLTPDQVLDAIEADLDKGRFWVMPGQAKGASVAARLIPKLIWKNMHKIEGIA from the coding sequence GTGGCCTTCCACGGCAGGGTGGCGCTCGTCACCGGCGGCGGCAGCGGCATGGGACAGCGGGCGTGTGAACGCCTGGCGGCGCGCGGGCACGACGTGGCCGCCATCGACGTCGACGAGGCGGGTCTCGAGCGCACGGCCGCCAGCGACCCGCGCATCCGTACGTACGTGTGCGACGTCACCGACACCGAGGGCGTCGAGAAGGTCGTCGCGGAGGTCGAGTCGGACCTCGGGCCCGTCGACCGGACCATCGCGGCCGCGGCGATCATGCCGTCGGGGCTGATCGCGGACATGGACGCGGCGACGATCCGGCGCGTCATGGACATCGACTACGGCGGGGTGGTCAACGTCGTCAAGGCGACTCTCCCGGGGATGCTCGAGCGGCGCACCGGGGACCAGATCATCTTCTCGTCGTTGATGGGGCACATGCCGACGATGCACCTCGGTGCCTACTGCGCGGCGAAGTTCGCCGTACGCGCCTTCACCGAGATCCTCTACCACGAGAACCGGGCGTCCGGGGTGCGGTTCGCCTGTGTCTGTCCGCCGATGGTCGAGACCCCCCTGCTCAGCCAGGTGACCACCGACATGAAGGCGATGGACGCGGGCGCTGAACCGCTCACGCCCGACCAGGTGCTCGACGCCATCGAGGCCGACCTCGACAAGGGGCGGTTCTGGGTGATGCCGGGCCAGGCCAAGGGTGCATCGGTCGCGGCCCGCCTCATCCCGAAGCTGATCTGGAAGAACATGCACAAGATCGAAGGGATCGCCTGA
- a CDS encoding pyridoxamine 5'-phosphate oxidase family protein, giving the protein MAIRARIRLTDDEIGAFLAAPHKMQLATIDPDGAPHLVAMYYAPRQDPGAPVGGLAFWTYRRSQKARNLERDPRCTVMVEAGDDYDQLHGVSITGTVTATDDVGEVLRIGTSVYGRYLGDALPDGIDGFLEDQARKRRAYVLTPTKVASWDHRKLAAAYAGAGRG; this is encoded by the coding sequence ATGGCCATCCGAGCACGCATCCGCCTGACCGACGACGAGATCGGCGCGTTCCTCGCGGCGCCGCACAAGATGCAGCTGGCGACGATCGATCCGGACGGTGCGCCGCACCTGGTGGCCATGTACTACGCGCCGCGGCAGGACCCCGGTGCGCCGGTCGGTGGCCTGGCGTTCTGGACCTACCGCCGCTCGCAGAAGGCACGCAACCTCGAGCGCGACCCTCGGTGCACGGTGATGGTGGAGGCCGGTGACGACTACGACCAGCTCCACGGGGTGTCGATCACCGGGACCGTCACGGCCACCGACGACGTGGGCGAGGTGCTGCGCATCGGCACGTCGGTGTACGGCCGCTACCTCGGTGACGCCCTGCCCGACGGCATCGACGGCTTCCTCGAGGACCAGGCGCGCAAACGACGGGCGTACGTGCTGACACCGACCAAGGTCGCCAGCTGGGACCACCGCAAGCTCGCGGCGGCCTACGCCGGCGCGGGGAGGGGTTGA